The following are encoded together in the Pseudomonadota bacterium genome:
- a CDS encoding type II toxin-antitoxin system Phd/YefM family antitoxin: MQTWQLQNAKLRLSEVVRLCIQKGPQVLIVRGKEEAILISKKEYERLIGPKLNFFDFMRQSPLKSLDITFEKD, encoded by the coding sequence ATGCAAACATGGCAATTACAAAATGCAAAATTACGACTCAGTGAAGTCGTGCGTTTGTGTATTCAAAAAGGACCACAAGTGCTTATCGTTAGAGGAAAGGAAGAAGCTATTCTTATTTCTAAAAAAGAGTATGAACGTCTTATTGGACCAAAATTGAACTTTTTTGATTTTATGAGACAATCTCCTTTAAAGAGTTTAGATATTACTTTTGAGAAAGATTAA